In Holophagales bacterium, one DNA window encodes the following:
- a CDS encoding sugar ABC transporter substrate-binding protein has translation MARRAPALGLALAALLGSVLVLGCGQAAGDARTVVRFWAFGREGEVVRELVPAFERRHPQWRVEVQQVPWTAAHEKLLTAFVGGTMPDAAQLGNSWIPEFVALGALAPLDARLPGTIPVDDFFAGIWETNVLDGQTWGVPWYVDTRLLFYRRDLLAQAGYPEPPRTWAEWRAAMVAVKALGPDRYAILLPIDEWAQPVILAMQAGSELLREEGTRGAFADPRFRRAMAFYLDLYASGLAPPLTLSGLSNLYQQFAEGYFAMVITGPWNLGEFRRRLPEAMQDRWATAPLPAPDEASGGPGVSLAGGSSLVLFRSARASEAAWSWLAYLAEPEQQARFHELTGNLPARRSVWEATGLASEPRTAAFAAQLAVVRATPKVPEWEQIATKIADHAEAVMRGARTLDEGLAALDHDVDRILEKRRWLRERAATGRRRD, from the coding sequence ATGGCTCGACGCGCCCCAGCGCTAGGCCTCGCCCTCGCCGCCCTTCTCGGCAGCGTCCTGGTCCTCGGATGCGGCCAGGCGGCGGGTGACGCTCGCACGGTCGTCCGCTTCTGGGCCTTCGGGCGCGAGGGCGAGGTGGTGCGCGAGCTCGTCCCCGCCTTCGAGCGGCGCCATCCGCAGTGGCGTGTCGAGGTGCAGCAGGTGCCGTGGACGGCAGCGCACGAGAAGCTGCTCACCGCCTTCGTCGGCGGAACGATGCCGGACGCTGCGCAGCTCGGCAACAGCTGGATCCCCGAGTTCGTCGCCCTCGGCGCCCTCGCACCGCTCGACGCGCGACTCCCCGGGACGATCCCGGTCGACGACTTCTTCGCCGGCATCTGGGAGACGAACGTGCTCGACGGCCAGACCTGGGGAGTCCCCTGGTACGTCGACACGCGACTCCTTTTCTATCGTCGCGACCTCCTGGCCCAGGCCGGTTATCCCGAGCCGCCCCGCACCTGGGCGGAATGGCGTGCGGCGATGGTCGCGGTCAAAGCGCTGGGTCCGGACCGTTACGCGATCCTGCTGCCGATCGACGAGTGGGCCCAGCCGGTCATCCTGGCGATGCAGGCCGGATCCGAGCTGCTGCGGGAGGAGGGCACGCGCGGCGCCTTCGCCGATCCGCGCTTCCGCCGTGCGATGGCGTTCTATCTCGATCTGTACGCCTCCGGGCTGGCGCCGCCGCTGACGCTCTCGGGGCTGTCGAATCTCTATCAGCAGTTCGCCGAGGGCTACTTCGCGATGGTCATCACCGGGCCGTGGAACCTCGGCGAGTTCCGCCGTCGCCTGCCGGAGGCGATGCAGGATCGCTGGGCGACCGCGCCGCTGCCAGCACCCGACGAGGCGAGCGGCGGGCCCGGGGTCTCGTTGGCCGGCGGCTCGAGCCTGGTGCTCTTCCGCTCGGCGCGCGCCAGCGAGGCGGCCTGGAGCTGGCTCGCCTACCTCGCCGAGCCGGAGCAGCAGGCGCGCTTCCACGAGCTGACGGGGAACCTGCCGGCCCGCCGCTCCGTCTGGGAGGCGACCGGCCTCGCCAGCGAGCCGCGCACCGCCGCCTTCGCCGCGCAGCTCGCCGTCGTGCGGGCGACACCGAAGGTGCCGGAGTGGGAGCAGATCGCCACCAAGATCGCCGATCACGCCGAGGCGGTGATGCGCGGTGCACGGACCCTCGACGAGGGCCTGGCGGCGCTCGACCACGACGTCGACCGCATCCTCGAGAAGCGGCGGTGGCTGCGCGAGCGCGCCGCGACCGGCCGGCGGCGCGACTGA
- a CDS encoding Lrp/AsnC family transcriptional regulator, giving the protein MIRGQSNSLRNRASARALDRIDFGILVALQNDARLTNKELAARVQLAPSSCLARVRRLVTEGVLRGAHADIEPRALGIGLQALVFVRLRRHSRPIVDRFRQHVLALAESVELFHVTGQFDFLVHVAVRDADHLRDLALDAFTTRPEVAQLETHLIFERADKGGLPLLARPAPDPRPSGRPPRKR; this is encoded by the coding sequence ATGATTCGCGGTCAATCGAATTCACTGCGCAATCGAGCCTCCGCAAGGGCGCTCGACCGAATCGACTTCGGAATTCTTGTGGCATTGCAGAATGATGCGCGCCTCACGAACAAGGAGCTCGCCGCCCGGGTCCAGCTCGCGCCGTCCTCCTGCCTGGCACGCGTCCGCCGCCTGGTGACCGAGGGCGTCCTGCGCGGCGCCCACGCCGACATCGAACCGCGCGCGCTCGGCATCGGTCTGCAGGCGCTCGTCTTCGTCCGCCTGCGCCGCCACTCCCGGCCGATCGTCGACCGGTTCCGCCAGCACGTGCTCGCGCTCGCCGAGTCGGTGGAGCTCTTCCACGTCACCGGCCAGTTCGACTTCCTCGTGCATGTCGCGGTGCGCGATGCCGACCACCTGCGCGACCTGGCGCTCGACGCCTTCACCACCCGCCCGGAGGTGGCGCAGCTCGAGACGCACCTCATCTTCGAACGCGCCGACAAGGGCGGCCTTCCCCTGCTCGCTCGCCCGGCGCCCGATCCGCGGCCCAGCGGCCGTCCACCGCGGAAACGCTGA
- a CDS encoding LacI family DNA-binding transcriptional regulator, translating to MSATLRDVAREVGMSVATVSRVVNAKTVVSDETRERVLAAIERLAYVPHSAARSLITSRTSTIGVLLPDVHGEFFSELIRGIDIAARRAGFHVLVSGSHSDLTETEAVLRALHGRVDGLLLMTPGIGADSLRRNLPRRVPVVLINSVGSVFDSIRVDNRGGARALVEHLYGLGHRRIAFVRGPASNEEAAERLLGYREALAAHRLPLDPALELAGDFDEDSGYLAGVRLATFAPRPDAIFAANDSMAIGCLSALRERGLRVPEDVALAGFDDIPIARYLTPALTSVRVSIAELGGRAMERLLNAIERGAEGPRRHEVMATQLVVRASCGAASATRRVGVGQDPQDPGREKP from the coding sequence ATGAGCGCCACCCTGCGCGATGTCGCCCGTGAGGTCGGGATGTCGGTGGCGACCGTGTCGCGGGTGGTCAACGCCAAGACGGTGGTCAGCGACGAGACGCGCGAACGGGTGCTTGCCGCCATCGAGCGGCTCGCCTACGTGCCGCACAGCGCCGCGCGGTCCTTGATCACGTCGCGGACCTCGACGATCGGCGTGCTGCTCCCGGACGTCCACGGCGAGTTCTTCTCCGAGCTCATCCGCGGTATCGACATCGCCGCGCGCCGTGCCGGGTTTCACGTCCTGGTCTCCGGCTCGCACAGCGACCTCACCGAAACAGAGGCAGTCTTGCGCGCCCTGCATGGTCGCGTCGACGGGTTGCTGCTGATGACGCCCGGCATCGGCGCCGACAGCCTGCGTCGCAACCTGCCGCGCCGGGTGCCGGTGGTGCTGATCAACAGCGTCGGCTCGGTGTTCGACTCGATCCGGGTCGACAATCGCGGTGGCGCACGCGCGCTCGTCGAGCACCTGTACGGGCTCGGTCACCGGCGCATCGCCTTCGTCCGCGGTCCGGCGAGCAACGAGGAGGCGGCCGAGCGCCTGCTCGGCTACCGCGAGGCCCTCGCCGCGCACCGCCTGCCGCTCGACCCGGCACTCGAGCTCGCCGGCGACTTCGACGAGGACTCCGGCTATCTCGCCGGCGTACGGCTCGCCACCTTCGCTCCTCGCCCCGACGCCATCTTCGCCGCCAACGACTCGATGGCCATCGGCTGCCTCTCGGCGCTGCGTGAGCGCGGGCTGCGCGTGCCGGAGGACGTGGCGCTGGCCGGTTTCGACGACATTCCCATCGCTCGCTACCTCACGCCGGCGCTCACCTCCGTGCGGGTATCGATCGCCGAGCTCGGCGGGCGGGCGATGGAACGACTTCTCAACGCCATCGAGCGCGGTGCCGAGGGCCCGCGCCGACACGAAGTGATGGCCACGCAGCTGGTGGTCCGCGCCTCCTGCGGAGCCGCCAGCGCCACCCGACGGGTTGGCGTCGGCCAGGATCCTCAAGACCCAGGGAGGGAGAAACCATGA
- a CDS encoding Tat pathway signal protein has product MAGDGQNLRPSPAGRARRRSNLLLLFRRACGFFLLAFLLQGLGCGTARQSEPPAARPPAVAPAVPMAPAAVASLLDDLERRTFDFFWETANPETLLVPDRWPTRSFSSVAAIGYAFNAYGIGAERGYVSREAAAERTRRTLRFLVELPQGPEPRGNAGYRGFFYHFLDPETGQRFERVELSTVDTSLLVAGALFSRGYFDRDNPVEREIRDLAERLYRRVEWEWARPNPPAISHGWHPETGFIRSDWRGYNEAMIVYLLALGSPTHPIDPDAWEEWTRPYRLVRFHGQEYLDFAPLFGHQFSHVWVDFRGIRDAVGRRLGFDYFENSRRAALAQRAWAIANPRGWKGLGAESWGVSACDGPADVELTVNGETRRFWTYAGRGVGPDFAIDDGTLTPMAVAGSVAFAPEVVLPTLAALRQQHGEALYGRYGFLDAFNPTFDFVDVPVHHGRVVPGHGWYDTDYLGLDQGPILAMVENYRSDLVWRVMRRNPHLRRGLERAGFTGGWLDAPQR; this is encoded by the coding sequence ATGGCCGGCGACGGTCAGAACCTTCGTCCGTCGCCGGCCGGGCGCGCCCGCCGGAGGAGCAACCTCCTCCTGCTCTTCCGGCGGGCGTGCGGTTTCTTCCTACTCGCGTTTCTCCTCCAGGGCCTCGGCTGCGGCACGGCGCGGCAGTCCGAGCCCCCGGCTGCCCGGCCGCCGGCGGTTGCCCCGGCGGTGCCGATGGCGCCGGCGGCCGTCGCGTCGCTGCTCGACGACCTCGAGCGGCGGACCTTCGACTTCTTCTGGGAGACGGCGAACCCGGAGACCCTGCTGGTGCCGGATCGCTGGCCGACCCGCTCCTTCTCGAGCGTCGCGGCGATCGGCTACGCCTTCAACGCCTACGGTATCGGTGCCGAACGCGGCTACGTGTCGCGGGAGGCGGCAGCCGAGCGCACGCGACGCACCCTGCGCTTCCTCGTCGAGCTGCCCCAGGGGCCCGAGCCGCGTGGCAATGCCGGCTATCGCGGCTTCTTCTACCACTTCCTCGACCCGGAGACCGGTCAGCGCTTCGAGAGGGTCGAGCTCTCCACCGTCGACACCTCGCTGCTCGTCGCCGGAGCGCTCTTCAGCCGGGGCTATTTCGACCGCGACAACCCAGTCGAGCGTGAGATCCGCGACCTAGCCGAACGGCTCTACCGGCGTGTCGAATGGGAGTGGGCGCGACCGAATCCTCCGGCGATCTCGCACGGCTGGCACCCGGAGACCGGCTTCATCCGTTCCGACTGGCGCGGCTACAACGAGGCGATGATCGTCTATCTGCTCGCCCTCGGCTCGCCGACCCATCCGATCGACCCCGATGCCTGGGAGGAGTGGACGCGACCGTACCGGCTCGTCCGTTTCCACGGCCAGGAGTACCTCGACTTCGCGCCGCTCTTCGGTCACCAGTTCAGCCACGTCTGGGTCGACTTCCGCGGCATCCGCGACGCGGTCGGTCGTCGCCTCGGCTTCGACTACTTCGAGAACTCGCGACGGGCCGCGCTGGCGCAGCGCGCCTGGGCCATCGCCAATCCGCGTGGATGGAAGGGACTCGGCGCCGAGAGCTGGGGCGTGTCGGCCTGCGACGGCCCTGCCGACGTCGAGCTCACCGTCAACGGCGAGACGCGTCGCTTCTGGACCTATGCGGGTCGCGGCGTCGGTCCCGACTTCGCGATCGACGACGGCACGCTGACGCCGATGGCCGTCGCCGGCTCGGTCGCTTTCGCCCCGGAGGTCGTGCTTCCGACCCTCGCGGCCCTGAGACAACAGCACGGAGAGGCGCTCTACGGCCGCTACGGCTTCCTCGACGCCTTCAACCCGACGTTCGATTTCGTGGACGTTCCGGTCCATCATGGGCGGGTGGTTCCCGGCCACGGCTGGTACGACACCGACTACCTCGGCCTCGACCAGGGGCCGATCCTCGCGATGGTGGAGAACTACCGCTCCGACCTCGTCTGGCGCGTGATGCGCCGCAACCCGCACTTGCGGCGCGGCCTCGAGCGCGCCGGCTTCACCGGCGGATGGCTCGACGCGCCCCAGCGCTAG
- a CDS encoding PLP-dependent transferase — MLASIDTRAVHAGRGDFADLGVHAPPLDLSSTYPVHDLAAGTASLDALAAGRAPGGGNPIYARLHNPTVARFETALAELEGAEAAVAFGSGMAALTAALLATRLAEGGVLRRHLVAVRPLYGGSDHLLDSGLLGFETTFAPADGIAAALRPETALVLVETPANPTLELVDLEAVVRQAGDVPLLVDSTFATPVLQRPLRHGAAMVLHSATKFLGGHGDVVAGAVATSELWAARLRQVRILTGAILHPLAGYLLHRGLPTLPLRVRAAQESATFLAERLAAHPAVRRVLHPSRPGGDPRGLLGRQLAGPGAVLSFEVAGGHESAAQVLSGVRLMTPAVSLGSVDTLIQHPAGLTHRLVADAERERHGVTAGLLRVSVGLEEPRDLWADLASALDRIPPRG, encoded by the coding sequence ATGCTCGCCTCGATCGACACCCGCGCCGTGCACGCCGGCCGCGGCGATTTCGCCGACCTCGGCGTCCACGCGCCGCCGCTCGACCTGTCGTCCACCTATCCGGTGCACGACCTCGCGGCCGGCACGGCGAGCCTCGACGCGCTTGCCGCCGGCAGGGCTCCGGGCGGCGGCAACCCGATCTACGCGCGCCTCCACAACCCGACCGTGGCGCGCTTCGAAACGGCGCTCGCCGAGCTCGAGGGCGCCGAGGCTGCCGTTGCCTTCGGCTCGGGGATGGCGGCGCTCACCGCTGCGCTCCTCGCCACCCGGCTCGCCGAGGGCGGGGTGCTGCGCCGTCACCTCGTGGCGGTGCGTCCGCTCTACGGCGGCAGCGACCACCTGCTCGACAGCGGCCTGCTCGGTTTCGAGACGACCTTCGCCCCGGCCGATGGCATCGCCGCGGCGCTGCGGCCGGAGACGGCGCTCGTACTGGTCGAGACGCCGGCGAACCCGACCCTGGAGCTCGTCGACCTCGAGGCGGTGGTGCGGCAGGCCGGCGACGTGCCCCTGCTCGTCGATTCGACCTTCGCCACGCCGGTTCTGCAGCGGCCACTGCGCCATGGTGCGGCCATGGTCCTGCACAGCGCGACGAAGTTCCTCGGCGGCCACGGCGACGTCGTCGCCGGAGCCGTGGCGACGAGCGAGCTCTGGGCCGCCCGACTGCGTCAGGTGCGCATCCTCACCGGGGCGATCCTCCATCCGCTGGCGGGATACCTGCTGCACCGCGGCCTGCCGACGCTGCCGCTGCGAGTCCGGGCGGCGCAGGAGAGCGCCACCTTCCTCGCCGAACGCCTGGCCGCTCACCCGGCGGTGCGCCGGGTGTTGCACCCGAGCCGTCCGGGAGGCGACCCGCGCGGTCTGCTCGGTCGACAGCTTGCCGGCCCCGGCGCGGTGCTCTCGTTCGAGGTGGCGGGAGGGCACGAGTCCGCGGCTCAGGTCCTCTCGGGCGTCCGCCTGATGACGCCGGCGGTCTCCCTCGGATCGGTCGACACCCTGATCCAGCATCCGGCCGGCCTGACCCATCGGCTGGTGGCCGACGCGGAGCGGGAGCGGCACGGCGTGACGGCGGGGCTGCTGCGCGTCTCGGTGGGGTTGGAGGAACCGCGCGACCTCTGGGCTGATCTCGCGTCGGCGCTCGACCGAATCCCGCCGCGGGGCTGA
- a CDS encoding carbohydrate ABC transporter permease, whose product MRRPLATLAVNGALLVLGLVTLAPLLWMVSASLMPTGEAASLPPRLLPSTATLEHYRDLFGRLALGRSFRNSLILASAITAVSLICNSMAGYAFAKLRFRGRGRLFAILLATLVVPPQVGMLPLFLELRLLGLVNSMGGVLVAGIASVFGIFLVRQFALGIPDELLDAARVDGASELRIFWTIVLPALRPILVTLAVFTFLSAWNDFMWPLVVLTEESRQTLPVALANLSGEHVQDTELMMAGAVITVAPVILLFLAVQRQYLEGILMGSVKE is encoded by the coding sequence ATGAGGCGGCCACTCGCCACCCTGGCGGTCAACGGCGCCCTGCTGGTGCTCGGCCTCGTGACCCTGGCGCCGCTCCTCTGGATGGTCTCGGCATCGCTGATGCCGACCGGCGAAGCCGCGTCCCTGCCGCCGCGCCTGCTGCCGAGCACGGCGACCCTCGAGCACTATCGCGACCTCTTCGGGCGCCTGGCGCTGGGGCGGAGCTTCCGCAACTCGCTGATCCTCGCCAGCGCGATCACCGCTGTCTCGCTGATCTGCAACTCGATGGCCGGCTACGCCTTCGCCAAGCTGCGCTTCCGCGGGCGGGGTCGTCTCTTCGCCATTCTGCTCGCGACGCTGGTGGTGCCGCCGCAGGTGGGGATGCTGCCGCTCTTCCTCGAGCTGCGCCTGCTCGGCCTGGTCAACTCGATGGGCGGTGTCCTGGTGGCCGGCATCGCGTCGGTCTTCGGCATCTTCCTGGTGCGTCAATTCGCCCTCGGCATTCCCGACGAGCTGCTCGACGCCGCGCGGGTCGACGGTGCCTCGGAGCTGCGCATCTTCTGGACGATCGTCCTGCCGGCGCTGCGACCGATCCTCGTCACCCTGGCGGTCTTCACCTTCCTCTCGGCGTGGAACGACTTCATGTGGCCGCTCGTCGTCCTGACCGAGGAGAGTCGCCAGACCCTCCCGGTGGCGCTGGCCAACCTGTCGGGCGAACACGTCCAGGACACCGAGCTGATGATGGCCGGTGCGGTGATCACCGTGGCGCCGGTGATCCTGCTCTTCCTGGCCGTGCAACGGCAATATCTCGAAGGGATCCTCATGGGAAGCGTCAAGGAATGA
- a CDS encoding sugar ABC transporter permease, with product MAKDGRTLGNGTPYEARAAWILLAPALAAIALFFALPVLGGLALSLTDFDLYAVADPTNARFVGLGNYTRLLGDPVFWKALGNTLLFVGLGAPLTLLASLGGALLVHSRLARLRGIWRTVFFAPVVTTLVAAAVVFRYLYHPRYGLLNRGLDLLGLPAVDWLGDPRWALLAIVLMSLWRSFGYGLVILVAGLAAIPDSLYEAARIDGAGWWRQLTSITLPMLSPTLLFVTVLTTVGLFQVFAEPYVMTRGGPLNGTLSVALFMYQQGFRWWNLGQAAAIAFVLFALILAASAVPAALGRRRSG from the coding sequence ATGGCCAAGGACGGTCGCACCCTCGGCAACGGCACGCCCTACGAAGCGCGGGCCGCCTGGATCCTCCTCGCACCGGCGCTCGCGGCGATCGCCCTCTTCTTCGCCCTGCCGGTGCTCGGCGGACTGGCCCTCTCGCTCACCGACTTCGATCTCTACGCGGTCGCCGACCCGACCAACGCGCGTTTCGTCGGCCTGGGCAACTACACCCGCCTGCTCGGCGACCCCGTCTTCTGGAAGGCGCTCGGCAACACGCTCCTCTTCGTCGGGCTCGGGGCGCCGCTGACCCTCCTCGCCTCGCTCGGCGGCGCGCTGCTCGTCCACTCGCGACTGGCGCGGCTGCGGGGGATCTGGCGCACCGTCTTCTTCGCCCCGGTGGTGACGACGCTCGTCGCCGCGGCGGTGGTCTTCCGCTACCTCTACCACCCGCGCTACGGGTTGCTCAATCGCGGGCTCGACCTGCTCGGACTGCCCGCCGTCGACTGGCTCGGCGATCCGCGCTGGGCGCTGCTGGCGATCGTCCTGATGTCGCTCTGGCGGAGCTTCGGCTACGGCCTGGTGATCCTCGTCGCCGGTCTGGCGGCGATCCCGGATTCGCTCTACGAGGCGGCGCGAATCGACGGCGCCGGCTGGTGGCGACAGCTCACCTCGATCACCCTGCCGATGCTCTCGCCGACGCTCCTCTTCGTCACCGTGCTGACGACGGTCGGCCTCTTCCAGGTCTTCGCCGAGCCGTATGTGATGACGCGTGGCGGTCCGCTCAACGGGACCCTGTCGGTGGCGCTCTTCATGTACCAGCAGGGCTTCCGCTGGTGGAACCTCGGGCAGGCGGCGGCGATCGCGTTCGTGCTCTTCGCTCTCATCCTCGCGGCGAGCGCGGTGCCGGCGGCGCTCGGGCGGCGGAGGAGCGGATGA
- a CDS encoding TonB-dependent receptor → MKRGQYGFVLANVALLLVLALTFAGAAGAQKTNASIRGVIKDSTGPIPAAKVTAVDAQSGFQHAVTTGPDGSFMLAGLKPGTYAIKVSSEAYNEQSRTVTLLLGQDVQADFVLSPTEVYVEGVTVVGDASPTLLETRSSEISTNITTQQIENLPQNNRNFLAFAGLAPGVQFTSDTEATGQTFRSGGSNPKQVNVFIDGLSYKNDIIQGGAFMQDSSRGNPFPQNAVQEYKVLTQNYKAEYEKAAAAVISAVTKSGGNELSGDAFYLFQDKSMVTQDDFAKERGEAKAPYERNQYGLSIGGPIIQDKLQYFVSTEQNERDVISSVFRGTSWDSAPANIKSALSGYSTGTISAPLDEALYFAKLSWQPASAQTVDFSYHRRDEEEIRGFGGQRTKDGASDFQVITDAAVLRHQMVIGNALNEMSLTMQNLQWKDSAVNPGVPHFNYIGLLDVGSKDYQQDLGQDKIGLRDDYSFMADWLGGHTLKTGLSVNWMKYKFSKASFETPYYEFRSTEQWQTPYLARYGFGNPNLDFKNTQYGIYFQDDWTVAKNLTLNLGVRWDYETNMLNNNWKTPAAVVAGLNTSCRNYDTAVGGQNTWCIRDLFNVNNYISTGSNRKSYKGMVQPRLGFTWDPKGNGETVVFGGWGLYYDRVTLNDIYDEQFRHSYKQYTFCFTTDGTQPAGCSVPAIQWNPSYLTAAGLDGLIARGETPGPEIFLLGNDTRPPKSTQWTFGLRQKLGSWLAALSYANSRGSNGLAWSFGTLPPGTAFNDRWGNWVSIPGYGFIMRGYDLRKTEYDGYFLTLDKPYTASSGWGASFAYTYGKGYQNASLDEGAAFAFDFLPGEWPMFPANQDERHRVVMSGTVGLPFNFTLSSVISLGSGTPYGIPDASAGWDKFVMRFNAARPEKYDFIIPNAWAYRSVDLRLEWEAPPIADRFRIGVTAEAFNVFDFDNYTYSDWTSGFKPPAGETNANFGKPTGEYNTRRFQVGARLSF, encoded by the coding sequence ATGAAGAGAGGGCAGTACGGATTCGTGCTGGCCAACGTGGCGCTGCTGCTGGTCCTGGCGCTGACGTTCGCCGGAGCCGCCGGGGCGCAGAAGACGAACGCCTCGATCCGCGGCGTGATCAAGGACTCGACCGGGCCGATCCCGGCCGCCAAGGTGACCGCGGTGGATGCCCAGAGCGGCTTCCAGCACGCCGTAACGACCGGGCCCGACGGCAGCTTCATGCTCGCCGGACTGAAGCCGGGGACCTACGCCATCAAGGTCTCCTCCGAGGCCTACAACGAGCAGAGCCGCACGGTGACCCTGCTGCTCGGTCAGGACGTGCAAGCCGACTTCGTCCTCTCCCCGACCGAGGTCTACGTCGAGGGCGTCACGGTGGTCGGTGACGCGTCGCCGACGCTGCTCGAGACGCGCAGCTCGGAGATCTCGACGAACATCACGACGCAGCAGATCGAGAACCTGCCGCAGAACAACCGCAACTTCCTCGCCTTCGCCGGACTTGCACCGGGCGTGCAGTTCACCAGCGACACCGAGGCGACGGGGCAGACGTTCCGCAGCGGCGGGTCGAATCCGAAGCAGGTCAACGTCTTCATCGACGGCCTGTCGTACAAGAACGACATCATCCAGGGCGGCGCCTTCATGCAGGACTCCAGCCGCGGCAATCCGTTCCCGCAGAATGCCGTGCAGGAGTACAAGGTCCTCACCCAGAACTACAAGGCCGAGTACGAGAAGGCCGCTGCGGCGGTGATCAGCGCGGTGACCAAGTCGGGCGGCAACGAGCTCTCCGGCGACGCCTTCTACCTGTTCCAGGACAAGAGCATGGTCACGCAGGACGACTTCGCCAAGGAGCGTGGCGAGGCGAAGGCGCCCTACGAGCGCAACCAATACGGGCTGTCGATCGGCGGACCGATCATCCAGGACAAGCTGCAGTATTTCGTCTCGACGGAGCAGAACGAACGCGACGTCATCTCGTCGGTCTTCCGCGGCACGTCGTGGGACTCGGCGCCGGCCAACATCAAGTCGGCGCTCAGCGGGTACTCGACCGGCACGATTTCGGCGCCGCTCGACGAGGCGCTCTACTTCGCCAAGCTCTCCTGGCAGCCGGCCTCGGCGCAGACCGTCGACTTCAGCTATCACCGGCGTGACGAGGAAGAGATCCGCGGGTTCGGCGGCCAGCGCACCAAGGACGGCGCGTCGGACTTCCAGGTGATCACCGACGCGGCGGTGCTCCGTCACCAGATGGTGATCGGCAACGCCCTCAACGAGATGAGCCTGACGATGCAGAACCTGCAGTGGAAGGACAGCGCGGTGAACCCGGGCGTCCCCCACTTCAACTACATCGGCCTGCTCGACGTCGGCAGCAAGGACTACCAGCAGGATCTCGGCCAGGACAAGATCGGTCTGCGCGACGACTACTCGTTCATGGCCGACTGGCTGGGTGGCCACACCCTGAAGACCGGGCTCTCGGTCAACTGGATGAAGTACAAGTTCAGCAAGGCATCGTTCGAGACGCCCTACTACGAGTTCCGCAGCACGGAGCAGTGGCAGACGCCGTATCTCGCGCGCTACGGCTTCGGCAACCCGAACCTCGACTTCAAGAACACCCAGTACGGCATCTACTTCCAGGACGACTGGACGGTCGCGAAGAACCTGACGCTCAATCTCGGCGTGCGTTGGGACTACGAGACCAACATGCTGAACAACAACTGGAAGACGCCGGCCGCGGTGGTCGCCGGCCTCAACACCTCGTGCCGGAACTACGACACGGCGGTGGGCGGGCAGAACACCTGGTGCATCCGCGACCTGTTCAACGTCAACAACTACATTTCGACCGGCAGCAACCGCAAGTCCTACAAGGGCATGGTCCAGCCGCGCCTCGGCTTCACCTGGGACCCGAAGGGCAACGGCGAGACGGTGGTGTTCGGCGGCTGGGGTCTCTACTACGACCGCGTCACGCTGAACGACATCTACGACGAGCAGTTCCGCCACTCTTACAAGCAGTACACCTTCTGCTTCACCACCGACGGGACCCAGCCGGCCGGATGCAGCGTGCCGGCGATCCAGTGGAACCCCTCGTACTTGACGGCCGCCGGTCTCGACGGCCTGATCGCGCGCGGCGAGACGCCGGGGCCGGAGATCTTCCTGCTCGGCAACGACACGCGGCCGCCGAAGTCGACGCAGTGGACCTTCGGCCTGCGCCAGAAGCTCGGCTCCTGGCTGGCGGCTCTTTCCTATGCCAACTCGCGCGGCTCGAACGGCCTCGCGTGGAGCTTCGGCACGCTGCCGCCGGGAACGGCGTTCAACGACCGCTGGGGCAACTGGGTGTCGATCCCCGGCTACGGCTTCATCATGCGCGGCTATGACCTGCGCAAGACCGAGTACGACGGCTACTTCCTGACCCTCGACAAGCCGTACACGGCGAGCTCGGGCTGGGGCGCGTCGTTCGCCTACACCTACGGCAAGGGCTACCAGAATGCCTCGCTCGACGAGGGCGCCGCGTTCGCCTTCGACTTCCTGCCGGGCGAGTGGCCGATGTTCCCGGCCAACCAGGACGAGCGGCACCGCGTCGTGATGAGCGGCACCGTCGGTCTGCCGTTCAACTTCACCCTCTCGTCGGTCATCTCCCTCGGCTCGGGCACGCCCTACGGCATCCCGGACGCCTCGGCGGGCTGGGACAAGTTCGTGATGCGCTTCAACGCGGCGCGGCCCGAGAAGTACGACTTCATCATTCCGAACGCGTGGGCCTATCGCAGCGTCGACCTCCGCCTCGAGTGGGAGGCGCCGCCGATCGCCGATCGCTTCCGCATCGGCGTGACCGCCGAAGCGTTCAACGTGTTCGACTTCGACAACTACACCTACTCCGACTGGACCTCGGGCTTCAAGCCGCCGGCGGGCGAGACGAACGCCAACTTCGGCAAGCCCACGGGTGAGTACAACACGCGCCGCTTCCAGGTCGGCGCGCGGCTGAGCTTCTGA